A genomic stretch from Malus domestica chromosome 15, GDT2T_hap1 includes:
- the LOC103431290 gene encoding putative cyclin-A3-1: MADKENCLRFTRSIKRRAEAAVTPEQRATKKRVVLGELPNAVVPANKVSGAEKQIQKRGAKGKAKKAVPLTKTIQQPETAKDVDAASDDPQMCAPYARDIYEYLQKLEEDEDRRPSPDYMTKIQKDVTANMRGVLVDWLVDVAEECELLSDTLFLTVMYIDRFLSVNVLNRKRLQLLGVSSMLIASKYEGISPPHVEQFCYITDNRYDRDEVLAMEADILKSLNFNLGNPTIKTLLRRFTTFAQESYKDPNLQLEFLGYYLAELSLLDYECVKFLPSLVAASVTFLARFMIRPKDHPWTLSLQRYSGYKPADLKECVLLIYDLHCNKRGASLQSIRAKYKQHKFKCVATISSPAEVPSNYFEDPKEFNFSCEMNPGGS; encoded by the exons ATGGCGGACAAGGAGAACTGCCTGCGCTTCACGAGGTCGATAAAGAGGAGGGCCGAGGCTGCAGTGACCCCGGAGCAGCGGGCCACCAAAAAACGCGTGGTGTTGGGAGAGCTCCCGAATGCCGTCGTTCCGGCGAATAAAGTGTCCGGGGCGGAGAAGCAGATCCAGAAACGCGGCGCCAAAGGCAAGGCGAAGAAAGCAGTGCCCCTGACCAAAACGATACAGCAGCCGGAGACGGCCAAGGACGTTGATGCGGCGTCGGATGACCCCCAAATGTGTGCGCCGTATGCTCGTGACATTTATGAGTATCTTCAGAAGCTCGAG GAGGATGAAGATCGAAGACCTTCACCCGATTACATGACAAAGATTCAAAAGGATGTCACTGCCAATATGAGAGGAGTCTTAGTGGACTGGTTGGTTGATGTTGCAGAGGAATGTGAACTCCTTTCTGACACTCTTTTCCTCACCGTTATGTATATTGATAGATTCCTATCTGTGAATGTTCTCAATCGGAAGAGGCTTCAGTTACTCGGTGTTTCTTCAATGCTCATTGCCTC AAAGTATGAAGGGATCAGCCCTCCACATGTAGAACAATTTTGCTACATAACTGATAATAGGTATGATAGGGACGAG GTGTTAGCAATGGAGGCTGATATACTGAAGTCCTTAAATTTCAACTTGGGAAATCCGACAATAAAGACATTACTAAG GAGATTCACTACATTTGCTCAAGAGAGCTACAAA GATCCTAATCTACAGTTAGAATTTTTGGGATACTACCTGGCAGAGTTAAGTTTGTTAGATTATGAATGTGTTAAGTTTTTGCCTTCTTTGGTGGCTGCGTCGGTTACATTTCTTGCAAGATTTATGATCCGACCGAAGGACCATCCTTGG ACTTTGTCCCTGCAACGATATTCTGGATATAAACCAGCTGATTTGAAGGAATGCGTTCTTCTCATATACGACTTGCATTGTAATAAAAGAGGAGCGTCTCTACAATCCATAAGAGCAAAGTACAAACAGCATAAG TTCAAATGCGTCGCAACCATTTCTTCTCCTGCAGAAGTACCATCTAACTATTTTGAAGATCCGAAAGAATTTAACTTTAGCTGTGAGATGAATCCGGGAGGCAGTTAG
- the LOC103431289 gene encoding WD40 repeat-containing protein HOS15-like isoform X2, whose protein sequence is MEEDLSFLQPLDLITKDAYQLQKMVREKKDRMNAAAIERNVSKEEGGRENGREVEEERRDKEKEEGEDGDDKLEKDKEQEIGKVEEKTHEEDCNLMEKLEPEENETSGGVEPMDITPISTSLPCEIPSRDLTVLEGHTSEVFACAWSPSGSLLASGSGDSTARIWTIADGSCGSGMQNEPANVAVLKHFKGRANEKSKDVTTLDWNGDGTLLATGSYDGQARIWSKDGELKTTLTRHKGPIFSLKWNKKGDYLLSGSVDKTAIVWDIKSGEWKQQFEFHSAPTLDVDWRNNISFATCSTDTLIHVCKVGEIQPIKTFSGHQGEVNAIKWDPTGTLLASCSDDYTAKIWSTKQDKYLHDLKEHVKEIYTIRWSPTGPGTNNPNQQLVLASASFDSTIKLWDVEQGRLLYSFDGHRDPVYSVAFSPDGEYLASGSMDKCMHIWSVKEGKIVKTYTGNGGIFEVCWNKEGDKVAACFANNIVCVMDFRM, encoded by the exons ATGGAGGAAGACTTGTCGTTTCTGCAACCGTTGGATCTCATCACGAAAGATGCATACCAGTTGCAGAAAATGGTGAGGGAGAAGAAGGATAGGATGAACGCCGCGGCGATTGAGAGGAATGTGAGCAAGGAGGAAGGTGGAAGGGAGAATGGGAGGGAAGTAGAGGAGGAGAGGAGAgataaggaaaaagaagaaggggagGATGGAGACGATAAGCTGGAGAAGGACAAAGAGCAAGAAATTGGTAAAGTTGAGGAGAAGACACACGAGGAGGATTGTAATTTGATGGAGAAGTTGGAACCTGAAGAAAATGAAACTTCTGGGG GGGTGGAACCAATGGATATCACTCCAATCTCAACATCCTTGCCTTGTGAAATTCCAAGTCGCGATTTAACAGTTCTAGAAGGCCATACCTCTGAG GTTTTTGCTTGTGCATGGAGTCCATCAGGTTCCCTTCTTGCATCTGG GTCTGGAGATTCAACGGCGCGAATTTGGACCATTGCAGATGGCAGTTGTGGATCTGGCATGCAAAATGAACCTGCAAATGTTGCAGTGTTGAAGCATTTCAAAGGTAGAGCCAATGAGAAAAGCAAGGACGTGACGACACTTGATTGGAAT GGTGATGGGACGTTGCTTGCTACAGGTTCTTATGATGGACAAGCAAGAATATGGAGTAAAGATG GAGAGTTAAAGACTACATTAACCAGACATAAAGGCCCAATCTTTTCTCTGAAATGGAACAAGAAAGGTGATTATCTTTTGAGTGGCAGTGTGGATAAAACAGCAATTGTTTGGGACATAAAGAGCGGAGAATGGAAACAGCAGTTTGAATTTCATTCAG CTCCAACCCTGGATGTTGATTGGCGGAACAATATTTCTTTTGCAACTTGCTCCACCGATACTTTGATACATGTTTGCAAGGTTGGAGAGATCCAACCAATCAAAACTTTCTCAGGGCATCAG GGCGAAGTTAATGCTATTAAGTGGGATCCAACCGGGACCTTGTTGGCTTCTTGCTCTGATGATTATACCGCTAAG ATATGGAGTACGAAGCAGGACAAATATTTGCATGATTTGAAGGAACATGTTAAG GAGATATATACTATACGATGGAGTCCTACAGGACCAGGCACAAATAATCCCAATCAGCAGTTAGTGCTAGCAAG TGCTTCCTTTGACTCAACTATAAAACTATGGGATGTGGAACAAGGGAGACTTCTCTACAGCTTCGATGGCCACAG GGATCCGGTATACTCTGTTGCATTCAGCCCAGATGGTGAGTACTTGGCGAGTGGATCAATGGATAAGTGCATGCACATATGGTCCGTGAAGGAAGGCAAAATTGTAAAAACATACACAGGAAATGGTGGGATATTTGAAGTTTGTTGGAACAAGGAAGGCGATAAGGTTGCGGCATGTTTTGCTAACAACATAGTATGTGTCATGGATTTCCGAATGTAG
- the LOC103431289 gene encoding WD40 repeat-containing protein HOS15-like isoform X1, which produces MLSLSSTELNYLVFRYLHESGFTHSAYAFGFEAGIDKSSIDGNVVPPGALVTFLQKGLQFLELEADLSSNSDAEMEEDLSFLQPLDLITKDAYQLQKMVREKKDRMNAAAIERNVSKEEGGRENGREVEEERRDKEKEEGEDGDDKLEKDKEQEIGKVEEKTHEEDCNLMEKLEPEENETSGGVEPMDITPISTSLPCEIPSRDLTVLEGHTSEVFACAWSPSGSLLASGSGDSTARIWTIADGSCGSGMQNEPANVAVLKHFKGRANEKSKDVTTLDWNGDGTLLATGSYDGQARIWSKDGELKTTLTRHKGPIFSLKWNKKGDYLLSGSVDKTAIVWDIKSGEWKQQFEFHSAPTLDVDWRNNISFATCSTDTLIHVCKVGEIQPIKTFSGHQGEVNAIKWDPTGTLLASCSDDYTAKIWSTKQDKYLHDLKEHVKEIYTIRWSPTGPGTNNPNQQLVLASASFDSTIKLWDVEQGRLLYSFDGHRDPVYSVAFSPDGEYLASGSMDKCMHIWSVKEGKIVKTYTGNGGIFEVCWNKEGDKVAACFANNIVCVMDFRM; this is translated from the exons ATGCTTTCCCTCAGTTCCACCGAATTGAACTACCTGGTCTTCCGCTACCTCCACGAATCAG GTTTCACGCACTCAGCTTACGCTTTCGGATTCGAGGCGGGCATCGATAAAAGCTCGATCGACGGAAATGTAGTTCCGCCGGGCGCGCTCGTTACTTTCCTCCAGAAAGGGCTTCAGTTTCTGGAGCTGGAGGCGGACTTGAGCAGCAAT AGTGATGCGGAGATGGAGGAAGACTTGTCGTTTCTGCAACCGTTGGATCTCATCACGAAAGATGCATACCAGTTGCAGAAAATGGTGAGGGAGAAGAAGGATAGGATGAACGCCGCGGCGATTGAGAGGAATGTGAGCAAGGAGGAAGGTGGAAGGGAGAATGGGAGGGAAGTAGAGGAGGAGAGGAGAgataaggaaaaagaagaaggggagGATGGAGACGATAAGCTGGAGAAGGACAAAGAGCAAGAAATTGGTAAAGTTGAGGAGAAGACACACGAGGAGGATTGTAATTTGATGGAGAAGTTGGAACCTGAAGAAAATGAAACTTCTGGGG GGGTGGAACCAATGGATATCACTCCAATCTCAACATCCTTGCCTTGTGAAATTCCAAGTCGCGATTTAACAGTTCTAGAAGGCCATACCTCTGAG GTTTTTGCTTGTGCATGGAGTCCATCAGGTTCCCTTCTTGCATCTGG GTCTGGAGATTCAACGGCGCGAATTTGGACCATTGCAGATGGCAGTTGTGGATCTGGCATGCAAAATGAACCTGCAAATGTTGCAGTGTTGAAGCATTTCAAAGGTAGAGCCAATGAGAAAAGCAAGGACGTGACGACACTTGATTGGAAT GGTGATGGGACGTTGCTTGCTACAGGTTCTTATGATGGACAAGCAAGAATATGGAGTAAAGATG GAGAGTTAAAGACTACATTAACCAGACATAAAGGCCCAATCTTTTCTCTGAAATGGAACAAGAAAGGTGATTATCTTTTGAGTGGCAGTGTGGATAAAACAGCAATTGTTTGGGACATAAAGAGCGGAGAATGGAAACAGCAGTTTGAATTTCATTCAG CTCCAACCCTGGATGTTGATTGGCGGAACAATATTTCTTTTGCAACTTGCTCCACCGATACTTTGATACATGTTTGCAAGGTTGGAGAGATCCAACCAATCAAAACTTTCTCAGGGCATCAG GGCGAAGTTAATGCTATTAAGTGGGATCCAACCGGGACCTTGTTGGCTTCTTGCTCTGATGATTATACCGCTAAG ATATGGAGTACGAAGCAGGACAAATATTTGCATGATTTGAAGGAACATGTTAAG GAGATATATACTATACGATGGAGTCCTACAGGACCAGGCACAAATAATCCCAATCAGCAGTTAGTGCTAGCAAG TGCTTCCTTTGACTCAACTATAAAACTATGGGATGTGGAACAAGGGAGACTTCTCTACAGCTTCGATGGCCACAG GGATCCGGTATACTCTGTTGCATTCAGCCCAGATGGTGAGTACTTGGCGAGTGGATCAATGGATAAGTGCATGCACATATGGTCCGTGAAGGAAGGCAAAATTGTAAAAACATACACAGGAAATGGTGGGATATTTGAAGTTTGTTGGAACAAGGAAGGCGATAAGGTTGCGGCATGTTTTGCTAACAACATAGTATGTGTCATGGATTTCCGAATGTAG
- the LOC103431291 gene encoding cytochrome P450 81Q32-like, whose product MEEQSPFFWYTTSALIAIFLTFLLTKIKPKPKFTNPPPSPPSIPIIGHLHLLKHPVHRTLQSLSSNLGKIILLQWGSRAVLLVSSPSAAEECYTKHDVAFANRPSLLAGKHFHYNFTTVAAAPYGDHWRNLRRIMTLEIFSSSRLAAFSSVRQGEVRLLLTQIMKRSKVELKSKFTELAFNVMTMTVVGKRYFGEDVAEDEEAKNFREVMREAVHLSAATNLGDFFPVLQWTDATGLEKKMVRLMKKMDGFLQSLIEERRGILAAGFESNGQEVKKLMIDNFLALQQTEPQLYTDEIVKGIILVLLVAGTDTTSTALQWAMALLLNHPDAMEKLRAEIDTKIGPDHRVLKEQDLPNLSYLQNVINETHRLYPSFPILVPHENSEDCVVGGFDVPRHTMLVINAWAIHRNPEIWEDPEKFKPERFEGWSGEGSEGYKLIPFGAGRRGCPGAGLANRLIGLALGSLVQSFEWERIGEEEVDMSEGLGLTMPRVKPLEAICKPRPIMLSST is encoded by the exons aTGGAAGAACAGTCGCCCTTCTTCTGGTATACTACTTCAGCTCTCATCGCCATCTTCCTCACATTTCTGCTcaccaaaattaaaccaaaacccaaatttacaaATCCACCCCCTTCCCCGCCATCTATTCCAATCATCGgccacctccacctcctcaAACATCCAGTCCACCGAACCCTCCAATCCCTTTCTTCAAACTTGGGTAAAATCATCCTCCTCCAATGGGGTTCCCGCGCAGTCCTCCTGGTTTCCTCCCCTTCTGCCGCCGAAGAATGCTACACCAAGCACGACGTCGCCTTTGCCAACCGCCCAAGCCTGCTCGCCGGAAAACACTTCCACTACAACTTCACAACCGTCGCGGCGGCTCCCTACGGCGACCACTGGCGTAACCTCCGCCGCATCATGACTCTCGAGATTTTTTCCTCCTCCCGCCTCGCCGCGTTTTCCAGCGTCCGGCAAGGGGAAGTCCGTCTGTTACTGACCCAGATCATGAAAAGGTCAAAGGTCGAGCTCAAGTCCAAATTCACGGAGCTTGCGTTCAACGTGATGACGATGACGGTGGTGGGGAAGCGGTACTTTGGCGAAGACGTGGCAGAGGACGAGGAGGCAAAGAATTTCCGGGAGGTGATGAGGGAGGCGGTGCACTTATCGGCGGCGACGAATTTGGGAGATTTTTTTCCGGTTTTGCAGTGGACGGATGCGACGGGGTTGGAGAAGAAGATGGTGAGGCTAATGAAAAAGATGGACGGCTTCTTGCAGAGTTTGATTGAGGAGCGCCGTGGGATTTTGGCGGCGGGTTTTGAATCGAACGGCCAAGAGGTGAAGAAATTGATGATCGACAACTTTTTGGCGCTACAACAAACAGAGCCTCAATTATACACCGACGAAATCGTCAAGGGAATCATTTTG GTGTTGCTGGTAGCTGGGACAGACACAACGTCAACAGCCCTACAATGGGCAATGGCGCTCTTGCTAAACCATCCGGATGCAATGGAGAAATTAAGAGCCGAGATAGACACCAAGATTGGACCAGATCATCGTGTGTTGAAAGAGCAAGACTTGCCAAACCTGAGCTACTTACAAAATGTGATCAACGAAACGCATCGTTTGTACCCTTCATTTCCAATTCTAGTGCCTCATGAAAACTCAGAGGACTGCGTGGTAGGGGGATTCGACGTCCCACGTCACACAATGCTGGTGATCAATGCGTGGGCTATCCACAGGAACCCTGAGATATGGGAGGACCCCGAAAAGTTTAAGCCGGAAAGGTTTGAAGGGTGGAGCGGTGAGGGATCCGAAGGGTATAAGCTGATTCCATTTGGGGCTGGAAGGCGAGGGTGTCCTGGGGCCGGCCTAGCGAACCGGTTGATTGGGTTGGCGCTGGGAAGCTTGGTTCAGTCGTTTGAGTGGGAGAGGATTGGTGAAGAGGAGGTGGACATGAGTGAGGGCTTGGGGCTTACGATGCCAAGGGTGAAGCCCTTGGAGGCTATTTGCAAACCACGCCCGATCATGCTATCTTCCACGTAA